One window from the genome of Fulvivirga lutea encodes:
- a CDS encoding porin family protein codes for MLVVVNIVKIMNRLIIISVVITLGTLDELMAQKRMLVKYEIGVAHTNYELVNPQNNVRISDNNHAFHGISASYEVKHNFHLETGLYSKYYGADFYSNSPDTTNLIIGINKIQIPLRIIYRNNILSDRLYFTLVVGSSILINHSQSGFIFSSTNEFKTIGDEPKKSFGLVELGLGIDYEIFNNFSLGFYIRSFYGLNQNINIQYDNINSDNTITNYDINSNGDFQAYMLAVGYKFGKRK; via the coding sequence ATGCTAGTTGTAGTAAACATTGTGAAGATTATGAACCGATTAATTATAATTTCAGTAGTCATAACATTGGGAACATTGGATGAGCTAATGGCCCAAAAAAGAATGCTAGTAAAATATGAAATAGGTGTAGCTCACACGAATTACGAATTAGTAAACCCTCAAAATAATGTTAGAATTTCAGACAATAACCATGCATTCCACGGTATAAGTGCATCATACGAAGTGAAACATAACTTCCATCTTGAAACAGGTTTGTACAGTAAGTATTACGGGGCTGATTTCTATTCAAATTCTCCAGACACGACTAACTTAATTATTGGAATTAATAAAATTCAAATCCCTTTACGAATAATTTATAGGAATAATATTTTATCAGACAGATTATATTTTACACTAGTAGTAGGGAGCTCCATTTTAATTAATCATTCTCAAAGTGGATTCATATTTTCATCAACTAATGAGTTTAAAACAATCGGAGATGAGCCGAAAAAATCTTTTGGATTGGTTGAATTAGGTTTAGGAATAGATTATGAAATTTTCAATAACTTTTCGCTAGGATTCTATATACGATCATTCTATGGGTTAAATCAAAACATCAATATACAATACGATAATATTAATTCTGATAATACAATAACAAATTATGACATTAACTCCAATGGGGATTTCCAAGCATATATGCTGGCTGTGGGATATAAATTTGGAAAAAGGAAATAA
- the fdhD gene encoding formate dehydrogenase accessory sulfurtransferase FdhD, translating into MRNLAVTNATISKVKNGLSIEKPDLLAVEEPLEIRVGFGDTLRKEKKVAVTMRTPGHDFELALGFLFTEGLIQPKDVVSIKHCQQVKPEEEGNVVRVELKPDANIELEGLERNFYTTSSCGVCGKASIESIHQKCAPLVSDLIIDEHIIHASPNVLREAQNVFEHTGGLHAVGLFDSSGKLILLREDIGRHNAFDKLVGAALNAGIDSSEHFVLVSGRASFELVQKSVMAGIPIMAAVGAPSSLAVDLAEKSNLTLLGFVRNNSFNVYTGAQRVQSSKLKVKS; encoded by the coding sequence ATGCGAAATCTGGCTGTTACAAACGCAACAATTTCTAAAGTAAAGAATGGTCTTTCTATTGAAAAGCCTGATTTATTGGCCGTTGAAGAACCTCTGGAAATTAGAGTTGGTTTTGGCGACACACTGCGAAAGGAGAAGAAAGTAGCAGTAACAATGCGCACGCCCGGTCACGATTTTGAGCTGGCATTGGGATTTTTATTTACCGAAGGTTTAATTCAGCCTAAAGATGTAGTGAGCATTAAACATTGCCAACAGGTAAAGCCGGAGGAAGAAGGTAATGTGGTTCGTGTAGAACTCAAACCAGATGCGAATATTGAGCTGGAAGGGTTGGAGAGAAATTTTTATACCACCTCGAGCTGTGGAGTTTGCGGCAAAGCTTCTATTGAATCGATACATCAAAAATGTGCGCCTTTGGTCTCAGATTTAATTATTGATGAACATATCATTCACGCATCACCGAATGTATTGAGAGAAGCACAAAATGTTTTTGAGCACACGGGCGGCTTGCATGCCGTAGGTTTATTCGACTCTTCTGGTAAGTTAATTTTATTACGAGAAGATATAGGCAGGCACAATGCCTTTGATAAGTTGGTAGGTGCGGCACTCAATGCAGGAATAGATTCGTCAGAACATTTTGTTTTAGTGAGCGGCCGGGCAAGTTTTGAATTAGTTCAAAAATCAGTAATGGCCGGTATTCCAATCATGGCAGCTGTGGGCGCTCCATCTAGCCTTGCTGTTGATTTAGCTGAAAAATCGAATCTCACATTGCTGGGGTTTGTAAGAAATAATAGTTTTAATGTTTACACTGGGGCGCAAAGAGTTCAAAGCTCTAAGTTGAAAGTTAAAAGTTGA
- a CDS encoding DUF7009 family protein, which produces MKLRIQGNTLRLRLSKTEVDTFAQNGLVKEHTEFGDTSLTYLLESTDKKNVTATFEMNVIRIGVPESIKTQWTTTVQVGFDAIVKFGKQKLEVLVEKDFQCLVPRKEDESDLYVNPRA; this is translated from the coding sequence ATGAAATTAAGAATTCAGGGAAATACATTGCGATTGCGTTTGAGTAAGACCGAAGTGGATACGTTTGCGCAGAACGGGTTGGTAAAAGAACATACCGAATTTGGTGATACTTCGCTTACCTATTTGCTGGAGTCTACCGATAAAAAAAATGTAACAGCCACGTTTGAAATGAATGTGATTCGAATAGGTGTACCTGAATCCATAAAAACTCAATGGACAACAACTGTGCAGGTTGGTTTCGATGCCATTGTAAAATTTGGTAAGCAGAAACTAGAGGTATTGGTAGAAAAGGATTTTCAGTGCCTGGTGCCGAGGAAGGAGGATGAATCTGACCTTTACGTTAATCCGAGGGCTTGA
- a CDS encoding erythromycin esterase family protein, with the protein MRLSKTLFIVCFLLAFNFSYTQPNQHFNELEIHPINSIAPQSTDFSDLEFLKETLKNNRIVLLGEQSHGEGATFAAKVRIIKYLHDELGYDILSFESGLYDNYKTYQQVNGSNSDPSPIEDSVFKIWSDSKEFKPLLQYIHQQKENGTPLMVTGFDSQSDLIFEEEFLIDFKALLGDNLKLNDKENQILDEVFYGGPEFLLSNEVDSTFFFSTCHKLIKEVDQLIDKKETIEAKVMKQSLIGRVALLQWEMDILNENEVKVQNPRDLQMAKNLIFLSELYPDKKIIGWGASYHFANEVKSYKNTALTKDYILKFDSLQKSEEPFDLDKSMEGAVPMGQLLKDHFGDKLYSIAFSSFEGEFGMLGFNTISLDALEPPQGSIEYELNEQGFEYAFVDYKQLANNQYFYSSALGNLPVYAPWSKVFDGLFFIKTSYTPSFIYKNESAQTIARKASDPVKSQKLKYVINEADNTGIGYANIYVLNTSKGIATNAEGAFSFSTEGLKPQDRIVLSCIGFKNDTISVHELNTTAEFRLKPEPFQLEEVVIRSKPLSAKKIVKLAEKKIEDNYFQGHSQQEVFYRVKKYREDSITFDETASVLVGNRTGYQSSIRPSKKLTGKILQYKNILNQEELKNAWDGVGSLWLVYSHDLILHKNNVLHRPAYYDLDLEGITAYNGERVYKINFKCKKPGSYTTGYGYPSPLAATGTIYIHTKNYAVLKFEILIVRDKYKLKRFPNYELDPYGYSITQTYTEYQGKYFLNYSSELSYSRWNNTKTDTSYRTLEVRELVSTNIDTQPTVELNLPISSIKIRSIKEDPDFWSTHNTKIEDSVTETYKKVGLGDSD; encoded by the coding sequence ATGCGCTTATCAAAAACTCTTTTCATTGTCTGTTTTCTACTGGCTTTTAATTTTTCTTACACACAACCCAACCAACATTTCAATGAATTAGAAATTCATCCTATCAATTCGATTGCCCCACAATCAACTGACTTTAGTGATTTAGAATTCCTAAAGGAAACCTTAAAAAACAATCGAATCGTACTGCTCGGAGAACAATCGCATGGAGAAGGTGCTACCTTCGCAGCAAAAGTGCGGATCATCAAGTACCTACATGATGAATTAGGTTATGATATTTTGAGCTTCGAGAGTGGCCTTTACGATAATTACAAAACCTATCAGCAAGTAAACGGATCAAATTCTGATCCCAGCCCTATAGAAGATAGTGTTTTCAAAATTTGGTCTGACAGCAAAGAGTTTAAGCCCCTTCTTCAGTATATCCATCAACAAAAAGAGAATGGTACGCCATTAATGGTTACTGGTTTTGACTCACAAAGTGATCTCATTTTTGAAGAGGAGTTTTTAATTGACTTCAAAGCGTTACTAGGCGATAACCTCAAACTGAATGACAAGGAAAATCAAATATTAGATGAGGTTTTCTATGGTGGACCGGAGTTCCTGCTTTCGAACGAAGTTGATTCCACTTTCTTCTTCAGCACTTGCCATAAGCTAATTAAAGAAGTTGATCAATTGATCGACAAAAAAGAAACGATTGAAGCTAAAGTAATGAAACAATCATTGATTGGCAGAGTTGCTTTACTACAATGGGAAATGGATATTCTCAATGAAAATGAAGTGAAAGTTCAAAACCCGAGAGACCTTCAAATGGCAAAAAATCTAATCTTCTTATCGGAGTTATACCCGGATAAAAAGATAATTGGATGGGGAGCTTCCTATCATTTTGCCAATGAGGTGAAAAGCTACAAGAATACAGCTCTCACAAAAGATTACATATTGAAATTTGATTCCCTGCAAAAAAGTGAAGAACCGTTTGATCTTGATAAGTCTATGGAAGGTGCAGTTCCTATGGGCCAACTATTGAAAGATCATTTCGGTGATAAACTATATAGCATAGCCTTCTCATCTTTTGAAGGAGAATTCGGGATGTTAGGGTTTAATACCATCTCGTTAGATGCTTTGGAACCACCACAAGGAAGTATAGAATATGAGTTAAACGAACAAGGGTTTGAATATGCTTTTGTCGATTATAAACAACTAGCTAATAACCAGTATTTCTACTCATCAGCATTAGGCAACTTACCCGTTTACGCTCCTTGGTCGAAAGTTTTTGATGGTTTATTTTTTATAAAGACTTCCTATACACCATCATTTATCTACAAAAATGAATCAGCTCAAACAATTGCTAGAAAAGCCTCTGATCCTGTAAAATCACAGAAATTAAAGTATGTAATTAATGAAGCTGATAACACAGGTATTGGATATGCTAACATTTATGTTTTAAATACCTCGAAAGGTATTGCAACAAATGCCGAAGGAGCATTTTCCTTTTCTACAGAAGGACTAAAACCGCAGGACAGAATTGTACTATCGTGCATCGGTTTTAAGAACGACACCATATCAGTTCATGAGTTAAATACAACTGCCGAATTTAGATTAAAGCCTGAGCCTTTTCAGCTAGAAGAAGTTGTTATTCGCTCAAAGCCACTAAGTGCTAAAAAGATAGTAAAGCTGGCAGAGAAGAAAATTGAGGATAACTATTTTCAAGGACACAGCCAGCAGGAAGTCTTCTATCGAGTGAAAAAGTATCGGGAAGATTCTATTACTTTCGATGAAACCGCTTCGGTATTAGTTGGTAATCGAACAGGTTATCAATCAAGTATCAGGCCTTCAAAAAAACTGACAGGAAAAATACTTCAGTATAAAAACATTCTCAATCAGGAAGAATTGAAAAATGCCTGGGACGGTGTTGGGTCGTTATGGTTAGTTTATTCTCATGATTTAATCCTGCATAAAAACAATGTTTTACATAGGCCAGCCTATTATGATTTAGATTTGGAAGGAATAACCGCCTATAACGGTGAGCGGGTGTACAAAATAAATTTTAAATGTAAAAAACCCGGCTCATACACAACTGGATACGGCTACCCTTCGCCACTTGCTGCGACAGGAACAATTTATATTCACACAAAAAACTATGCAGTTCTAAAATTCGAAATTTTAATTGTGCGCGATAAGTACAAGTTAAAAAGATTCCCGAACTATGAATTGGACCCCTACGGTTATTCAATCACACAGACTTATACAGAGTATCAGGGAAAATATTTTCTGAATTACTCGAGTGAGCTGAGCTATTCGAGATGGAACAACACAAAAACAGATACCTCCTATCGCACGTTGGAAGTACGTGAACTGGTGTCCACAAATATTGATACTCAACCCACTGTTGAGCTTAATTTGCCGATTTCAAGCATAAAGATTAGATCAATTAAGGAAGACCCTGATTTTTGGTCGACACACAATACTAAAATTGAGGACTCTGTTACTGAAACCTATAAAAAGGTGGGGTTGGGTGATAGCGATTGA
- a CDS encoding bifunctional helix-turn-helix transcriptional regulator/GNAT family N-acetyltransferase: MNILNDIGYLSIGSRLRRIYEKLQIDGDKIYSELGLNFKSSWFAVFYALSKQDNQSITQLANQIAFTHITVKNIVRELEASKLVKITANKTDKRSKVVSLTPKGEQLKIKLLPVWESFGRTLKDLFQVDNTFINALTEIDQLLEAKPLASRFKESHNKASIINAHPKDYKAIGQLMVEVYSQLDGFPKPDEMPRYYEFLQNVGELTQKPQTELFATYSRDNKVLGAVVFFGDMQYYSSGGRAMKEKNSAGFRLLAVSPEARGLGLGRELTQKCIDRAKELGVKQVVIHTTKAMETAWSMYEKIGFIRARELDFNQGDLEVFGFRLSL; this comes from the coding sequence ATGAATATACTCAATGACATTGGTTACTTATCAATTGGTTCGCGATTGCGCAGAATCTATGAAAAGCTACAAATTGATGGTGATAAAATATATTCTGAACTTGGCCTAAACTTTAAGTCAAGCTGGTTTGCCGTGTTTTATGCTTTGTCCAAACAAGACAATCAAAGCATTACCCAGTTAGCCAATCAAATTGCTTTTACGCACATAACCGTTAAAAATATCGTACGCGAATTGGAGGCTTCTAAACTGGTTAAAATCACGGCTAATAAGACCGACAAGCGATCCAAAGTAGTCTCGCTTACGCCAAAAGGGGAACAACTAAAAATAAAACTTCTTCCTGTCTGGGAGTCTTTCGGCCGAACACTAAAAGACTTATTCCAAGTTGACAATACATTTATAAATGCTCTAACAGAAATTGACCAACTACTGGAGGCCAAGCCCCTCGCCTCTCGCTTTAAAGAATCACACAATAAGGCAAGCATTATCAATGCACATCCTAAAGACTATAAGGCCATTGGTCAGCTTATGGTGGAAGTATATTCGCAATTGGATGGATTTCCTAAGCCTGATGAAATGCCTCGCTATTACGAATTCTTACAAAATGTAGGCGAGTTAACTCAAAAACCTCAAACAGAATTGTTTGCCACATACTCTAGGGACAATAAGGTGCTGGGTGCCGTAGTATTCTTTGGCGACATGCAATATTATTCATCAGGTGGGCGAGCAATGAAAGAAAAAAACTCTGCAGGCTTCAGACTACTGGCAGTGAGTCCTGAGGCTCGCGGACTTGGATTAGGTAGAGAGTTAACACAAAAGTGTATCGACAGAGCTAAAGAACTTGGTGTGAAGCAAGTTGTGATTCATACCACCAAAGCGATGGAAACTGCGTGGAGCATGTACGAAAAAATAGGCTTTATCAGAGCGAGGGAACTTGACTTTAATCAAGGTGATTTAGAGGTGTTTGGGTTTAGATTAAGTCTTTGA
- a CDS encoding DUF1398 domain-containing protein produces the protein MFTLDQIKAAHSKVKSGADFPNYINDLKQLGVSNYETYVTDGHTDYFGSNNDVVTSPAKYQPLTIAKQSDFEQFKNDLKAHQNGKTDYPTFCADCAKSGITKWVVDIRQMTCTYYDQNRKEALVEKIPSV, from the coding sequence ATGTTCACCTTAGATCAAATAAAAGCAGCTCATTCAAAGGTAAAATCGGGAGCAGATTTTCCAAACTATATCAATGACCTGAAGCAACTAGGTGTTTCAAATTATGAAACGTATGTAACGGATGGGCATACTGATTATTTTGGAAGTAACAATGATGTTGTTACTTCCCCTGCTAAATATCAACCATTAACCATTGCGAAACAAAGTGATTTCGAACAATTTAAAAATGACCTCAAGGCTCATCAAAATGGCAAAACGGATTATCCTACTTTTTGTGCTGACTGTGCCAAATCAGGTATAACAAAATGGGTAGTGGATATAAGGCAAATGACCTGTACCTATTATGACCAAAACAGGAAAGAGGCATTAGTAGAGAAAATCCCCAGTGTATAA
- a CDS encoding MerR family transcriptional regulator, whose amino-acid sequence MGKYSIKELEALTGIKAHTIRIWEKRHNLIQPQRTSTNIRLYSDEDLKQILNVSILYNQGYKISKIANLSQPELLDKVTELTNEQQPEHELFIDQFTISMVEMDESKFHRMLSQAIIKFGFENTMNDIIYPFLRKIGILWLSNNINPAQEHFISNLIRQKIIVAIDGLDHDHTEKNQTALLFLPENEMHEIGLLFFHYLVKKKGYKTYYLGQNVPLPDLKKSVEKVKADILISAISYVGDEKELEKYLAVLHETFSDKKILIAGKPLIDRKNILPESIQTFRNPEELNSLL is encoded by the coding sequence ATGGGAAAGTATTCAATTAAAGAGCTTGAGGCTCTTACAGGCATTAAGGCTCATACCATAAGAATATGGGAGAAGCGCCATAATTTAATTCAGCCTCAACGTACTTCTACAAACATTCGCCTCTACAGCGATGAGGATTTAAAGCAGATATTGAATGTATCCATTTTGTACAATCAGGGGTACAAAATTTCAAAAATCGCTAACCTCTCTCAGCCGGAATTATTAGACAAGGTAACAGAGCTCACCAACGAACAGCAGCCTGAGCATGAATTGTTTATCGATCAATTCACCATTAGTATGGTGGAAATGGATGAATCTAAGTTTCACCGAATGCTCTCTCAGGCAATTATTAAGTTTGGCTTTGAAAACACGATGAATGACATCATATACCCATTTTTGAGAAAAATAGGCATATTGTGGCTATCCAATAATATTAATCCAGCGCAAGAACACTTTATCTCCAACCTTATCAGGCAAAAAATTATTGTGGCCATAGACGGGTTAGATCATGATCATACAGAAAAAAACCAGACTGCATTATTATTTCTACCTGAAAATGAAATGCACGAAATCGGCTTACTATTCTTCCATTACCTGGTAAAGAAAAAAGGATACAAAACGTATTATCTGGGCCAAAATGTACCCTTACCCGATTTAAAGAAATCTGTTGAGAAAGTAAAAGCTGATATTTTGATAAGTGCCATTTCGTATGTTGGCGATGAAAAAGAATTAGAAAAATACCTGGCAGTACTTCACGAAACATTTAGCGATAAGAAAATACTTATTGCCGGCAAACCTTTAATAGATCGTAAAAATATTCTTCCAGAATCTATTCAAACCTTCCGAAACCCCGAAGAATTAAATTCTTTGCTGTAA
- a CDS encoding RNA polymerase sigma factor: MTAVEFNHQIASLKSTLELFTRRFTTDKMESEDLVQDTVLKALTYRDKFKANTNLKGWLFTIMRNTFINKYRKAQRAKTTTDDTPELYYLNVADNYTFNTPDGTYEYKDIQRCVNEVKEDLLVPFQMHTEGFKYHEIAEELDIPIGTVKNRIFHARKEIQKKLVAYSR; the protein is encoded by the coding sequence ATGACTGCTGTAGAATTCAATCACCAAATTGCCTCACTCAAAAGCACCCTTGAGTTATTTACCAGACGATTCACTACTGACAAAATGGAATCTGAGGATTTAGTGCAGGATACTGTATTAAAGGCATTAACCTATCGCGATAAGTTTAAAGCCAATACAAATTTGAAAGGATGGCTTTTTACTATCATGCGTAATACATTCATTAATAAGTATAGAAAGGCACAACGAGCTAAAACTACTACTGATGATACTCCTGAGTTGTATTATCTGAATGTAGCTGACAATTACACATTTAACACACCTGACGGCACATACGAATACAAGGACATTCAAAGATGTGTAAATGAAGTGAAGGAAGATTTACTCGTGCCATTTCAAATGCACACAGAAGGTTTCAAATACCACGAGATAGCCGAGGAGTTAGATATTCCGATCGGTACTGTGAAGAATAGAATCTTTCATGCAAGAAAAGAAATACAGAAAAAATTAGTAGCTTATTCGCGATAA
- a CDS encoding GNAT family N-acetyltransferase, with amino-acid sequence MSLPACSAIPFLTTLAKKDLNLTFRKALTSDMGYLLKLREDTMNTHLAKAGFELSAENHRKGLEYEFENAQIILLDGKQIGMLKSREYVDYFEIIQIQITPELQGKGIGKQVVQTVISKAFSLGKNVQLSVLKNNPAQRLYNNLGFKIKDEYKHSFIMQVTMPD; translated from the coding sequence ATGTCATTGCCGGCTTGCTCCGCAATCCCTTTTTTAACTACTTTAGCCAAAAAAGATTTGAACCTAACCTTCAGAAAAGCACTTACATCAGACATGGGTTATCTCCTTAAATTGAGGGAGGATACCATGAATACTCACCTGGCAAAAGCTGGTTTTGAATTAAGTGCAGAAAATCACCGTAAAGGGTTAGAGTATGAATTCGAAAATGCTCAAATCATTCTGCTTGATGGCAAACAAATCGGCATGCTGAAGAGCCGAGAGTATGTAGATTATTTTGAAATCATCCAGATTCAAATTACTCCTGAATTGCAAGGTAAAGGTATTGGAAAACAGGTGGTACAAACTGTTATTTCAAAAGCATTCTCGTTGGGTAAAAACGTGCAATTGAGTGTGCTTAAGAATAACCCGGCCCAACGCCTTTATAATAACCTGGGCTTTAAAATTAAAGATGAATACAAACATTCGTTCATCATGCAGGTAACTATGCCAGATTAA
- a CDS encoding FdhF/YdeP family oxidoreductase, producing MSKAQPPEEHTGIKLKEPKKEAGGLSAVVSSMKHVYGEVGVVEGTKVMLRVNQMDGFDCPGCAWPDPDQKRAVVEFCENGAKAVAEEATTERVDAKFFKKYSVEEMASWSDYELGKSGRITDPMILKPGATHYEPISWNDAFATIGNQLNQLSSPDEAIFYTSGRTSNEAAFLYQLFVRQFGTNNLPDCSNMCHESSGSALTETVGIGKGSVTLDDFYNTEVIMILGQNPGTNHPRMLTALQEAKRNGAKIITVNPLSEAGLNGFRHPQNPGDLIGEATQLTDIFLQVRVNGDVPLLKAIMKMLLDKENENPGTVFDQAFIKDKTAGFEDFLTDLQQYDVDELIAETSVDKKDIEEAVALLASKKKIIACWAMGLTQHKNAVDNIREVVNLLLLKGSIGKPGAGTCPVRGHSNVQGDRTVGIWEKLKPEFGQKLKEVFDFEPPTKTGYDVVEAIGAMKEGKAKFFFAMGGNFISATPDTELTAKALQQCDMTVHVSTKLNRSHLIHGKTALILPCLGRTERDVQNGKKQFVTVENSTGVVHQSNGNKTPASDTLLSEPKIVAELAKATLKNSKTNWDELVNDYDNIREVIEKTIPGFDDYNARVRKPGGFYLPNGARVGDFKTNTEKANFTINNLPDHKLQEGEYIMMTIRSHDQYNTTIYGLHDRYRGIYNERRVVLMNPDDMEVAGLKKLQEVNLTSNYDGVERVAKKFLVVPYNIPRKCLGTYFPEANVLIPYNKFAHTSQTPISKSVVVRVM from the coding sequence ATGAGCAAAGCACAACCACCGGAAGAGCATACAGGAATTAAATTGAAAGAGCCAAAGAAAGAGGCAGGCGGTTTATCTGCCGTAGTTTCTTCTATGAAGCATGTATATGGTGAGGTGGGTGTAGTGGAAGGCACCAAAGTAATGCTGCGTGTGAATCAGATGGATGGATTTGATTGCCCAGGTTGTGCGTGGCCCGATCCTGACCAAAAGCGAGCGGTTGTTGAGTTTTGTGAGAATGGCGCCAAGGCTGTGGCTGAAGAAGCAACTACTGAGCGAGTGGATGCTAAATTCTTTAAAAAGTATTCTGTGGAGGAAATGGCCAGCTGGTCAGATTATGAGCTAGGGAAGAGTGGGCGCATAACGGATCCTATGATTTTAAAACCGGGTGCTACACATTATGAACCCATTTCATGGAATGATGCCTTTGCAACTATTGGCAATCAGCTGAATCAATTAAGCTCACCGGATGAAGCCATCTTTTACACATCAGGACGAACGAGCAATGAAGCGGCCTTTTTATATCAATTGTTTGTGCGCCAGTTTGGTACGAATAACCTGCCCGATTGCTCCAATATGTGCCATGAGAGCAGCGGCTCAGCACTCACTGAGACGGTAGGCATTGGCAAAGGCTCCGTAACGCTGGACGATTTTTATAATACAGAAGTGATTATGATTTTGGGGCAAAACCCCGGCACCAATCATCCAAGAATGCTGACTGCTTTGCAAGAAGCCAAACGCAATGGTGCGAAAATCATCACAGTGAATCCACTTTCTGAAGCTGGACTGAACGGTTTCAGACATCCGCAAAACCCGGGAGATTTAATAGGCGAGGCCACGCAGCTCACCGATATATTTTTACAAGTAAGAGTAAATGGCGATGTGCCCTTGCTAAAGGCCATTATGAAAATGCTGTTGGATAAGGAGAATGAAAATCCGGGAACCGTATTCGATCAAGCGTTTATTAAAGACAAAACTGCTGGTTTCGAGGATTTTCTTACCGATCTGCAGCAATATGATGTGGATGAACTGATTGCAGAAACTAGTGTAGACAAAAAAGATATTGAGGAGGCCGTGGCATTGCTGGCTTCCAAAAAGAAAATTATCGCTTGTTGGGCCATGGGTTTGACTCAGCATAAAAATGCTGTCGATAACATCCGTGAGGTTGTTAACCTCCTGCTGCTGAAAGGCAGCATCGGCAAGCCCGGGGCAGGAACGTGCCCGGTTAGAGGACACAGCAACGTGCAGGGAGATAGAACCGTAGGCATTTGGGAGAAGTTAAAACCTGAGTTTGGGCAAAAGCTGAAAGAGGTTTTTGATTTTGAGCCACCCACCAAAACAGGTTACGATGTGGTGGAGGCAATTGGAGCGATGAAAGAGGGCAAAGCCAAATTCTTTTTTGCCATGGGCGGCAATTTTATTTCTGCCACACCGGATACCGAACTCACCGCCAAAGCCCTGCAGCAATGCGACATGACAGTGCACGTATCTACCAAATTAAACCGCAGCCACTTGATACATGGCAAAACTGCTTTGATCTTACCTTGTTTAGGCCGTACTGAACGCGATGTGCAAAACGGCAAAAAACAGTTTGTAACGGTAGAAAACTCCACAGGGGTAGTGCACCAATCCAATGGTAATAAAACACCTGCTTCTGATACCCTATTAAGTGAGCCTAAGATTGTGGCTGAGCTGGCCAAAGCCACGTTGAAGAACTCTAAAACCAATTGGGATGAGTTGGTAAATGATTACGATAACATCCGTGAGGTAATAGAAAAGACCATTCCTGGATTTGATGATTACAATGCCCGTGTACGAAAGCCCGGTGGCTTTTACCTGCCCAATGGTGCCAGAGTGGGGGACTTTAAAACCAACACCGAAAAGGCCAATTTTACCATTAACAATTTGCCTGACCACAAACTACAAGAGGGCGAGTACATTATGATGACCATTCGCAGCCACGACCAGTACAATACCACTATTTACGGCCTGCACGACCGTTACCGTGGCATTTACAATGAGCGCAGGGTAGTACTCATGAACCCCGATGATATGGAAGTGGCCGGACTGAAGAAGCTACAGGAAGTAAACCTGACCAGTAATTATGATGGTGTAGAGCGAGTGGCTAAAAAGTTTTTAGTAGTGCCGTATAACATCCCCAGAAAGTGCCTGGGCACCTATTTTCCCGAAGCCAATGTGCTAATACCTTACAATAAGTTTGCTCATACTAGCCAAACGCCTATAAGTAAGAGTGTGGTGGTGAGGGTGATGTAG
- a CDS encoding YdeI/OmpD-associated family protein, whose translation MTPTFFATPQEFRNWLAENHDKETELIVGYYKVATGKPSITWPESVDQALCFGWIDGIRRSIDEESYCVRFTPRRTDSIWSAVNIKKVEELKEAGLMEEAGLKAYSLKTKSKIYSYENRPEALAKNYEKIFKENKNAWKFHNNQPPFYKKQCVHWVMSAKQEKTRLSRLDKLIKASENQQRVKW comes from the coding sequence ATGACTCCCACATTCTTTGCGACACCCCAGGAATTTAGAAATTGGCTTGCCGAGAACCATGATAAGGAAACTGAACTCATTGTTGGCTATTATAAAGTAGCTACCGGCAAGCCTTCCATTACATGGCCTGAATCTGTTGATCAGGCACTTTGTTTTGGTTGGATCGATGGGATTAGAAGATCAATTGATGAAGAAAGTTATTGTGTTCGATTTACACCCAGAAGGACTGATAGTATTTGGAGTGCTGTAAATATTAAAAAGGTTGAAGAACTAAAAGAAGCCGGATTGATGGAAGAGGCGGGACTTAAAGCCTATTCCTTAAAAACTAAATCTAAGATTTACTCTTACGAAAATAGACCTGAAGCACTGGCCAAGAATTATGAGAAAATCTTTAAAGAGAATAAGAACGCTTGGAAATTCCATAACAACCAGCCTCCATTCTATAAAAAACAGTGTGTTCATTGGGTAATGAGTGCCAAGCAAGAGAAAACAAGACTCTCCAGGTTAGATAAATTGATTAAAGCCAGTGAAAATCAGCAGCGGGTGAAGTGGTAG